The genomic stretch AACAGTCGATTCAGAAACAGATGAGAGACAAATAGGAAAATGTGTTTACATTTGCAAAAGAACTCTCCAGCTACAAATTTTACTTACAAAATTGTCTTTCAACACATGCAAGAGAATTTTTATCCAAGCAAATTTTTTAAAATCTAAGCAATTAGtgtaaacaaaaaaatatttctattaaaTAATAGATCACTTCAATGTGGCCTCAAAAGAGCACATTATCTTGAAATAGATACTATAATGGTAAGTGTTACACAAACATCCAGAAATGAGACAGTGTAATCAAATTAATTTCACAAGACGGTAATGGTTTAAAAAGTAACCTTAGCGAGCCCCTCTCCCTCGTTCTCTGCTAGAGCCTTTGTGTTCGCCTTGAAACTAGTCTTAGCAACCCTTATTTCAAATCCATCCTTCTCACTTTTCTCCCTTGCTTGAGGCTGCAAAATAACTCATATAGACATCTAAACCTTacatgtgagaaaaaaagagaaataaataaaGAAACCAACGGTTGTGACACAAACTAATGTATAACAAGATATCACAACAATGACTGGAAAAGATTTTTCATCTCAGTGAATCTTATTTCAAGTAAAACTTTGTTATAATACATTAAACTCCCTTGTGGAGGAGGTAGATATTTGCAAGTTACTAAGCAACTAAGACTAAGAATCCAAACCGATGTTATTAAGCCAATTTCTGAAGTGCCATCTGAGTATCCATGTGCACAGCTGAAGCACAATGAATAGAAAAATTAATAGACAAATCAATTATCTACTATGTTACTAATGAATGTGGATATTGTTCTTGCAACCAATGTTTTAACTTTCCAACATACTGGCAGTTCAGACCAGTATTTACCAGCCGATGATAAACAATACATGGGCCAGACGGTTGGTTTCACCTGGTCTGATTTAACTTTGGGCTTACCACCTGGTACACTTACCATATTGGTGCCCAGGAACCTTACTGGTAACAAACTATAGCATGAAGTAATCTCGATTACATTTTGGCACCAATGTACTTCCCATTCCTTTTTCTCCTTGAAAGTAATCTCGATTACATAACCTGAATGTCATCCTCCTCACCCACATGCTATGCCAACACCTCTGCAGCTCTCTCCACCTTCATCACCACACACGACTCGTCAATGCCTCCATCTCTATTGCCTCATATGACCTTGACTCCTTGCTCGCCTTCGACTGCCCCTACCAGCTCCCCACCATTGTGGGTGGTATGTAGCTGACCCTCTCAGCACTTTTGGTTGTCCTAGGCTCCTAGCATGTGGCAGTAGTGGTTTGGCCTCTGACCAGCATCTAACGTCCTGATACTTGGTTCATTGATGGTGCCACTACTGTAACAATCTGGTTGTTGACTAATATTGGTGTACTAGACTGAGATTTTACCTTGGTTACAACAGATAACAAACTTGCAAAATGAAGATGCTAATCACATATACCAACCTATAAGAACTTCAGCTATGCCAGTAAGACTTGTTAATTGCTATATTGGTGGAAAAGCTACATGTATCGCAAGCACAATATACTTTCTTGTATTGGACCAAGATTTTAATGCTTAGTTTCAACAGTCAACAAACTTGCAAAATGGAGATGATGGTCAGGTTTACGAATCAATAAAAACTTCAGCTATGCTATTAAGACTTCTTAGTTGCTATCTTGGTGGAAAGGCTATAGGTATCATAGGCAAAAGGGACTTGCAAAATTGTGACATACACAAGTAGAAAAAAATTCATCAAAAGCAACTCAACTAACAAGCTGTAGATCCTGACTACTATGTCAAATCACTAGTCAACTAAAGAACCATCATGGTCTCCTTTTATTATTTCTGTTGGTGAACTTTCGTGCCGTGGCCGAGGAGttagcacggcttggtccacgagCCAATGTCCGGAGCTCCCGAGGGGTTGGCGGTGCTTTTCTCGGTCAGATGGTGGACGAGCCGGGGACAAGTTGAGTTGCCGGTTGGGTCGGTCGCGCCTCCGGGGTGGCCGAACTCCTGCACACAGACCCTGGTCGGGGTGTTCCCGAATTGGGTCCCTCGTAGATTAAGTCAATggtcttctcctcttttttgttCTTACCCCTGGTCAAGTGCCGACcaggggtttttatactactgCCCAAGGATCGGTCGTACGCGGATTTGGCATGACGACCAACCCCCGAGTGGCCAGATGGTACCTTTGTACGAACACCGCCCGATAAGCGTGGAACGGCGCCATATGGCGTCGTCCCGGGATTTCCGGGACAGGACTTACCGAAGGGGCGCCTTCCCGAGCGGGCTTCGGTTCGACGTGGGGAGTCGGTCCTCATGCTGACTTGGCAAGGGCGTGACGTGGCATGGGTTGTGACGTGGCCGATATCCAAAATATGCCTTACCAATTTCAAACAAGGTcttcttattccttttgatctcctcACACTACATATTTAGATTAACCAGCTCACTTGACAGGTGCATTTCTACATCTCCTTTGAGGATCTCCAAATTACATTGAAAATTTCCAAACATTTTATCCTTAATCAGAATTGGTGCAAATTGTTTACAAATGCAAAATTTTCCAATGTGTTGGTTTCTCACTGCCCAATATTCTAATGTGTAAAGCATATTAAGTTTTACAATGTCTCATAAaatctttcttttttatcaaGGATGCATGATGAGCACAAAATACTCCAAATACCCCTCTACGTTTTAAGTTTTAACCATTCCAATTTAAGTTGCAAGCGGCATCTTCTTCAAACTTCCCTTCTTTTACAATATATCCAGAGTATCAAAATTTTTAGTTTTTGGGAACTTGTTGTTTATCTGTGTTAGCTATGCCTTTAAATCTTCCCATGGTGTCGATAAAGTTGCGCTTTGTACATTGTCATGATAGATATAGAGTTTATCCCATCATAGAAGTTCAGCATAAATATACTCCAAATACCCCTCTACCCTTTAAGTTTTAATCATTCCAATTTAAGTTGCATGAGGCATCTTCTTCAATCTTCCCTTCTTTTACAATATATCCAAAGCATCAAAATTTTTTAGTTTTTGGGAACTTGTTGTTTATCTGTCTTAGCTATGCCTTTAAATCTTCCCATGGTGTTGataaagttgctctttgtacattGTCATGATAGATATAGAGTTTATCCCATCATAGAAGTTCAGCATAAATATACTCAGATCACCATTAGGAACAAAACCATGTCTCAGAAAATGAACGAGCATGAACTACAAATGCATTTTCTAACAAAAAGCAGCAACGAAGATGAATATATACAAGATACATCATAAGTATGCCCAAAACATGAGAAGATGAGGGTGTCTATACAATATAATGCAGTATGATAAGGATCTATTAGATCTAATAGCATAACAATAAACATTTGCCAAACAGTTGGAGAGAAACATATTTATTGCACACCAAAAAATTCTTGTCAAACAGTTTGCTGAATTCTATCATTTTAACTTCTATAAAAACCAAGCTTCCAAAAACAGTGAAATAAAGTGTGATACAGGAAACACATTTTAAAATTTGCAATCCTCAAGGCATGTTTACCTCCGTAAGTCCAACCATACTGATCTCAGGATGTGTGAAACAGGCAGCTGGAATGCTTAAGTGGTTAAGCACGTTATTGTCCCCACATATTTGCTCAACAACTATGTTCACAATGAAACCGATTGTTAAACAACAAAGATTTACAAGTATGAAAAATAAGCATAGTCTGAGAAATTATGCCTGATATCCCTTGTGCACTAGCAGCATGAGCAAGCATCAATTTTCCATTGGCATCTCCTATGCAATATATATGAGGGACCTATAGAGATATTTgcccatttaaaaaaaagaagtttATGCCACAGCCAAAGTTTCTCACTGGAAAGATAAAAATTGAAAGACTATAAAGCTAGATGCAATAATAAAGATTAAGATGTATTAGCAAAAAGGTCTGGACTAACCAGATTTCCATCGGCATCCATGACTTGCATGTGCTCATCAACTGGGACAAAACCACGTACTGTAGTTACATTTATCTGGAAATGAACCACAGAAATATTAGaatctcttttttttctcctaCTCTCCATTAAGGTTAACATATTCAAACACCGACATTTTCTAAGCCAAGTCCCTTTGTGAATGGTGCCCTTCCAGTTGCTATAAGTGCTGCATCTACCTGCAGAAAACAATGAGCTTATTTGCAACATGGAAGCAGATCAAGTTAGCTAATGACAACAGTTAAGTTATATATACAACTAGAATAATCAATTTACTCCTTCAAAGCTACCTCCATAAATAATGATGGCAAAGTCGGTGACTCGGTAGATATTGAATAACAATTGATTTGGGTAGTGGGTACTATTTATATGTGGTAGATTACGCAGCAGCCATTTGTTGTTTCTTGGAAAGTCATGAGATGGAAAGGACATAATCAAACAATCCTAAATACCCATGGCAGATACCTTGCCATTCTTTTAGCTATAGGTTGGGCTCATATCCAAAATCAGGTTCATGCCCATGAAGGTACACAAGATTGACATTTGGTCATAACCTGTTTGTGCTTTTATTGGAGAAGATGGATGAGAAATGATCACTGACAGACTCATGATCCACACTTACTATTGTGAAGGGGAAAAAGCGGTAAAATTTAGCTATAAGCTACTACAATCAATGGGTTTCcattgttttctttattttcagtATGCTGAATAATATTCTACCACATACAGAAACTTCCAAGTGAATAGAAAGGTTGATTCCTACATGTTACTATTCATGTAATATACATTTAACACGCTAGAAAAAAGTTAAGGGTTGTCATATGTATAAAGAATAAAGTGAAGATTCAAGAAGCATAAAAGTCAACTTAGATTTCAAAGTGTCATCACATTTTCATGTACTCATCTGTCATGTCAATATCTCCATATTCAAGCTATATATCTTTGTATATGATATTTGTGAAGCATACTAGCAAGCACCATGTACTCACAAAAGACCAGATAAGCATACAACAAAAACTACCATATCAAAGGTGTAGAGAAACTATGGTTGTATTAACAAGAGATGTCTAATACCTTTAATCCTGCCATGACTAGTAAACTTTCGCCTGAAAGAATTTACTGGTCTAACATACTTAAGACAAAATAGCAAAAATCACTGATAAATTACATGATCTTGACTGCCATGGGAAACTAGGAAATATGTCTAAAGTGCCAAGGGTTGAAATGATGATGTCAAGTTAGTGTGCAGCAATTACAAATGTATTATACTTACATTTGACTATTCCTCAGTACAGGATGCTTGCTCAAATCAATAAATTGCCTTACAATAAGAAAATAAATTCCATTACCAGCAAGTTTATCACTGTAGACTGAACTTACTAAGGGCAGATATATCAAGGATCTAAGAATCTCATGCTGCCCAAGTGAAGCAGCTGTTAGCTTTATTAGCAAGATGATGCAGCGATGTACCACATATCTTCCTGCAATTGGCCATGTCACAGCTATGTGGTGGTGCATGTGCCCTGACTTTGTGACACTAGACATACACACACCAGTGTCCCCTACACAACTTCCTCTATAACTCCTCTAATGAACTGTACACATATATCAatatactgtcacggacaaaattctaaacaggatgtttgatgtaatgtttatgtatgtccgtatcttttggtttgttcatgctttgcacaacatgtagagggacggtcgaaggcttaacagccctcttttagttgggtttggtggccgttttaggtttgtaaataaagattgtgtcatgtggacacttgtgagagatattcggtttgtagtggaccattttgaccctttgttgtgcaaccattcagagcttgtaaagtgtgtttataatttgcattgactatgaagtgttttcggaaatgtttgcttgtggatcccgagtgagacgctttctctaacctgttttctcctttgtaagtcctaagggaccatgggaggtttcagggaggttgacctttgcggacggacacgcaagggtgcgacacgacttagacaaaactagctaagttcgtgacaataCGTCGATACAGTGAAATAAATTACGACAACCCTAAGTCATTATGTGCTACATCACTGCTAGCAATTAACATTGTTTAATATCCAAGGACATATCCTTCTAACTATAACATGTATTAAGTATCAGAAGGGCTTTTGCTACTCGTCTTAGAATAAAAAGTGAGACACTTATCCTCATCTCATGTATAACATTTCACCAGATGACATTTTGTTCCACCTCTTTCACAAAATTTTATCAACCTACTATTTTGAATATGAGCATAAGCAATCCACAGAATACACTACAAGAttaccattaagaaccaaattcagATTTGGCACTCATTTTCATTAGAAAATTTTGCAAAAATCAAGGTAACAGCAAAGCTCCTCAAGAGTAAAAATTAATACATCAAAATTTACCTCAAGAGTATCTTTTGGTTCCTTTGTTTTGGCATCAATAAGTTCGATAAGAACAGGTTTTCCATCCTTTGCTGGCGTGATCTATAAGAACGTATATCACCAATATTAGTACACCTTTAATTTTGATTAACAGAAACACAAAATTAAAGGATGAGAACTAAAACCTTCTTCGCAAATACACCAGTATGATGATCAATCTTCCTAGGATTAATGAGAATTCTCTGAGCCAACTTTGCTATTTCAGGATCAAAACCAGGCATAAGTTGATCCAGAGCTTCAACAAAAGTAACCTGGCCAAAAACAAAGTTGGTCTTAGAAGCATTTCAAGTCAAACAGTAGAACTCAGGTCAATAAGATAATAGAAATTAAATATTATGGTGAACCGTTCATTTTTATGATTAGTCAGTACTCACTTGTAGAATGTCCATAAATACTAAATGCAACTTAACCatttaattaataaattcaaTTTACAGCTACTTGAATTTCAGTAGCATGTATAATCTCTGTTCACAATCTTATTTCACCTTCTATGATATTTTGATGCGCCCCTTTCAATGCAGAGATCCAGCTTGGTAAATAAACATTACCAAGTTAGAACATTATCTGAACTGGAAACTCGTACTGAATGATTACCAATGGCTGGAGATCACCAATGGTATCATCAAAGAAGATAACTTTGATAGCAGATACCATGATCAGTGAGCATGATCTAATGCTATAGTTAATCAAAAGGAGAACAATAATTCCAACCCAAAATCATGTAAATATGGAACTCCTAATAACATAGGCAACTTTACAGAATGCAAACCCTTGCATGCTGAATGCTAGGACAGAGACTTTGTCAATACACGTAAATATGGTGCTGCTAATATCACAGGAAACTATATGGTTGTAAAGAGTTGCATGCTGAAGTAcaacacataaaaataaaaacattataCATTAAACAGAATCAATGTTGTGAAACATAAACCATCAAAAACTAGGTATTCAGGATTATGGCAGTCTATGCATTAAAGAAAAGTAATGTTGCAGAACATAAATCATCACACTGGGGATTTATGACAGTCTATGTGCTCCTTATCTGGCAAAAGAAAAACAGAAGCTAAGTTGAAGGCAAAGAATCAACCATGGAATAAACACTACCTTAAGAAAACCTATCAAAAAGGTAGTCAACAGTAAATTCATACCTCACTACCAAGTGCGGTGTACACATCACTAAATTCAAGTCCAATATAACCACTTCCTACAATAGCTATCCAATCTGGTACCCACTCCAGCTTGAGTGCATGATCACTAGTAAATACAGTTTTTCCTGCATATATCACCCAATAAgacaaaaaaataacaaaattaaCCATACAAGAACAGCATAATAATGCATTGACAGGAAACTACTAGGACTAACTTATAGTAGCTGAAGCAAACTATAAGTAATGCAAAGTCGTATCTGCCAAGATATAAagaattaaagaaaataaaaaataaccatTAATTATAAGTTAAAcgtcaatataaaaaaaaacaataattGAAAACCACTATAATGACCTATCAAACATTTTCTACTTCGGTGGGTTAAAAACTAGAACAAGTAAAGACTCATCAAAATCATACCAGAAGTATACAAGGACAGAAAATGAGCACCTGCTTGAGAACATACAACTTAACACAGtccgttttaaaaaaaaatactttgatATTGGTATAATGCTCACAAGCTTGAAACCTGCAAGCTGGGTTTAACATGAATAAAGAGCCTATTACACATAAATCATGATCTTTTCCACAATATCTTGGAAACAACAGTCTCCATCTAAAAGAGTTAGAAAAGAAATGTGGAATCCTAAGCTATGTTCTGACTGATCATTTGTTTAAAAAATGTTGAAGCATAAACCTCTTCATGAGAGAGTTCATGAAGTTGGGAATTCATATCAGGAAAAACTGCTAGAGGTGAAAATCTTATAGATCATTGGCATAAAAAGGGCAAAAATTATGATTAGAAGATAACGTTGATAATATTTTTGGTCGATTACATATTAATATATTCGTGTTTCTGCAACTAcataaaataaacaaaacagaaatgaatgctgaatttcatcattttcataaGGGAAATTTTCCAACATTGACAACAGTACATGCACTTATTTGTAGACAATTAGACATAAATGACTAATTACCAATTAGATAAGTCAGAGAAGATAGAGCTAACCATCCACTTCAATGCCATTGGGTACAAATGGAACAGATCCAGTTGCTATTATTATGTTCCTAGCTGTAACTTCTGTATCAGGGAACCCAACTTTTCCATATTTCACCCTTTGTGTCCCCTGGAAAATATTAGTACATCATAATAAGAAATTAGTTCATGACACTTTAACATGGCACTAAGACATTACCTCATAAATCATTGGAGGAAGAAAAAACAAATAAAGATAAGTGTCCGAAGGGACCAACCCAAATTGCAATCACAGTTTATGCCTGGTTTGGATCATGTAATACTAAAATGCTTATCAACAAATGCCATTGGATAATATGTCACAATCAACTACAAGATGGAAACTCAGCTATTAAATGAGGAACAATGATGATCAATATACTGCAGAAGGCTTAACATCAAACACAAGCAACTTACCACAATAGTGCCAACTCCTGTGAGTATGTCAACACCTAAAGCTTTCATTGAATTAGTCAAATTGCTCCGGATTTTAGAAGCAAGATTATTTGCATGATCTGCAACACTCTGTCTATCATATCCAGGAGATGCAACCTGTCATTTCAGAGCAATGTATCAAAGAATGGCATATTTATTATGTTTAACTtataaatagattaaaaaaattaagtgCAGTGCACTCTCTAGAAAATATAGTGGAGGTGGCATGACTAGAAAAAAACAATTAAGGTAGGAAATTGCATTTTTCATAATATAGACCTGATGACACAGAATTTCCAGTAAAATTAGGGCTTAAATATATTCCACTGAAGTGAAGCTATGTGTAAATGTACATTAGGATCTTTATTGACATTATCATCATGGCATACACAAAGAATGTTCCATATTTCTTCAGTCAAAGCAGTTATAATAAGTGGCATGTGAACTAATCAGATTAAACATCTCGTCAGAAACAAAAAAAGACATaatgaagaaagagaaaaaatgtaTCTCTTTGATCTTATTTGCCAAAACAATTAGTTCTTAAGTACCAGATTAGGCATTAGTACGATTCCATGCAATTGTTTCTGGATTCTAGCCATATGGTAAGAGAAAGAACAATTGAAGTTTCAATACCTGTAGGCCCAACGCCTTCAAGTGGTGCTCATCTTGAAGCTCACGCATGCGACCACTAACAGCAAGAAGAGCTTTAGATGGAACACACCCTCTATTTACACAAGTACCACCAACAATATCCCCTTCAATAATGGCAGTTTTCAGACCCTGCAAACCAACACATATCAGGACTCAATTCTGATGAAGAATAAGCCAAAGCATATGGCGAACAAATAAACAGCCAAATGAAATCCAAACATTAACACGACATGTCAATACAACAGATTAAATTATAGCCAAAAACTTGATGCTTCAGTCAAACATTGAAATCTTCTCATGTTTGTGACTTCATAAACATACATCAGGTTGTGCAAGGGAAGTGGCCCAAGAAATGACTGCTTTATAGGTTTCTCTACAATCTGTCCGTTTCTATTTGCTACACGAAAATGTTTCATGAACATTGGTAGATCATGCATGGGTATCCCAAGAAACATAGCGACAACTACTGTAACCATCAGCGAACAGCATCAATAGATAAATGGTAAACGAGTCAAAAAACCAACCGGTTTTACTATTGTGTCAAGTAATTTACTACTGTATTGCCCAAAAGTAAGATAGAATTGTGAAAAAAGGCATAACCCTAACAGATTTTGTCAACGAAAGAAAGGATCGGAAAAAAAGAATCATATAtgagaaaaaaggaaaataattagAATAATGTCACTCAAGACGATTCGGCCAGCTATACGGTAAGCCATTATACCATCAAGAAGTCGCGGGCGACCAGAACCCAAGCTCTAAGTTAAAACAGACAACATTACCTTCTCAACGGCATGGAGCGCCGCACCATGACCTCCGACGCCCGCTCCAATGATGACAATATCATAATCGAAGCCCTTGGTGGGGCTCCCGTTGCTCTTCGCCGCAGCCAAGACCTTATTGGAGAGGACCCGTGCGGGATACGGGGAGATCCGCCCGGAGGCCTCCGAATTCAACGAGCGGAGGGACAATACCTCCCTTCGGAGGCCGCAGAAGCGGAGTCCGGAGCGGCGAAAGGCACCGAAGGGGGAGGCGGCGACCGACGGATCGGATCTGGCAGTAGGAGAAAgggggagagagagggagagcgagACGGAGGCTGGCATCGCGGGAGCAAGGGGTGCTGAGTAAGGACAGGGGAAGCCGAGCAGGAGGAGAGAGAAATGGAGGAGTAATTAGGGTTTTGGGAGGGTGGGAAATCGGAGGATATATGTAGACGAGGGGAAGGGGGCAGAGAGAAAGCGAGATGGCCTCGAACAGTCCGTTAGGAGAGGGCGGAGGATTCGAAGTAGAGACATTGGCCCAGTGGCGGATCGAGGATACGAACGACCGCGTATGATATTGCAGTGTGAAAGTACCCTCCATCGGGGGTGAACTCGCCTACCCGCTTATTGCTTCCCGGTTTACCTGCCTCCCTTTGGTTGGAGCTCAGTGGTCCTACGCTCCTCCAATCACAAGACAGCAACTTCGCGTGACAGTCCAGAAAAAGGGTAGAAAGTTCTTCTCCTACCACTCCGGCGGTATTCAGGTGGTTTAACTACCTTGTAGGCCATGCAGTGAATTGCCAGCCTCCAGAAATGGTGTCCACAGCCTGAAGCCGATGCCGAACAATAATTTCCATGGGCGTGAAAGATCAACATGAAAATGGATGGAAATTCAAGTTTCTCGATATTTTATTTGGAAAAATGACATCAGAGCTATCTCCATGGTATTCTATTTCCTCCATAATTAGAACCTTCTGATACTTCATTTCAAGTTTCTGCATTTCGGACCACCAGCAAGTACTGTAGCATTAAAGAGCATTGTATTAAGAGCGGAGCCTCTAGAAAAGATTTGAAATGCAGTACCAAAATATCCATGTAACATTATcgtcattgttgttgttgttgtttgaaaTCCAAGTGCGGAGATCAAATCTAGATTCAACAACTTGCATCAGAAACAGAAAAAGAATAATCAAGTTGTGGATAGTTGCATATGCATGAACCATAATCATCTTAGTTTGTTCATAGATAGGACTACAAACAATAAAAAGAAT from Musa acuminata AAA Group cultivar baxijiao chromosome BXJ1-3, Cavendish_Baxijiao_AAA, whole genome shotgun sequence encodes the following:
- the LOC103978010 gene encoding dihydrolipoyl dehydrogenase 2, chloroplastic isoform X1, coding for MPASVSLSLSLPLSPTARSDPSVAASPFGAFRRSGLRFCGLRREVLSLRSLNSEASGRISPYPARVLSNKVLAAAKSNGSPTKGFDYDIVIIGAGVGGHGAALHAVEKGLKTAIIEGDIVGGTCVNRGCVPSKALLAVSGRMRELQDEHHLKALGLQVASPGYDRQSVADHANNLASKIRSNLTNSMKALGVDILTGVGTIVGTQRVKYGKVGFPDTEVTARNIIIATGSVPFVPNGIEVDGKTVFTSDHALKLEWVPDWIAIVGSGYIGLEFSDVYTALGSEVTFVEALDQLMPGFDPEIAKLAQRILINPRKIDHHTGVFAKKITPAKDGKPVLIELIDAKTKEPKDTLEVDAALIATGRAPFTKGLGLENINVTTVRGFVPVDEHMQVMDADGNLVPHIYCIGDANGKLMLAHAASAQGISVVEQICGDNNVLNHLSIPAACFTHPEISMVGLTEPQAREKSEKDGFEIRVAKTSFKANTKALAENEGEGLAKLIYRPDTGEILGVHILGLHAADLIHEASNAIALGTRIQDIRFAVHAHPTLSEVLDELFKSAKVNVGTSPSVSEPVAV
- the LOC103978010 gene encoding dihydrolipoyl dehydrogenase 2, chloroplastic isoform X2, coding for MPASVSLSLSLPLSPTARSDPSVAASPFGAFRRSGLRFCGLRREVLSLRSLNSEASGRISPYPARVLSNKVLAAAKSNGSPTKGFDYDIVIIGAGVGGHGAALHAVEKGLKTAIIEGDIVGGTCVNRGCVPSKALLAVSGRMRELQDEHHLKALGLQVASPGYDRQSVADHANNLASKIRSNLTNSMKALGVDILTGVGTIVGTQRVKYGKVGFPDTEVTARNIIIATGSVPFVPNGIEVDGKTVFTSDHALKLEWVPDWIAIVGSGYIGLEFSDVYTALGSEVTFVEALDQLMPGFDPEIAKLAQRILINPRKIDHHTGVFAKKITPAKDGKPVLIELIDAKTKEPKDTLEVDAALIATGRAPFTKGLGLENINVTTVRGFVPVDEHMQVMDADGNLVPHIYCIGDANGKLMLAHAASAQGISVVEQICGDNNVLNHLSIPAACFTHPEISMVGLTEMSI